A portion of the Gossypium arboreum isolate Shixiya-1 chromosome 8, ASM2569848v2, whole genome shotgun sequence genome contains these proteins:
- the LOC108476164 gene encoding uncharacterized protein LOC108476164, with protein MAEVILHIYDVTNSGSDKTNNTIVHINKIFKDRIGLGGIFHSAIQVYGDDEWSFGFCEQGSGVFCCPSRKNPLYTYREFMVLGRTNSSIFKVNQILHELSREWPGTSYDSLSKNCNHFCDELCERLGVQKLPGWVNRFANTGDAAIEMAENTALRFKQAKTEIVSASKVAYRFLVGVTSGSTGGDNPHPPRNSNSGSPRFQSACFKNLITAGAKPSNSSEIETQEGDVVLQHQRQHNSAHTLQQTCHNSERPLRQSSHQLEKTLRHNSL; from the exons ATGGCAGAGGTGATATTACATATATACGATGTGACCAACAGCGGATCGGATAAAACGAACAACACCATTGTTCATATCAACAAGATCTTCAAGGATAGGATAGGCCTCGGCGGTATCTTCCACAGCGCCATTCAG GTATATGGAGATGATGAATGGTCTTTTGGATTCTGTGAGCAAGGGTCTGGTGTTTTTTGTTGTCCTTCTAGAAAAAATCCATTGTATACATATCGTGAGTTCATGGTCCTTGGAAGAACTAACTCTTCAATATTCAAGGTAAACCAGATCTTGCATGAACTTAGTAGAGAATGGCCTGGAACTTCCTACGACTCGTTATCCAAAAATTGCAACCACTTCTGTGACGAGTTATGCGAAAGGCTGGGTGTCCAAAAGCTTCCAG GTTGGGTCAATCGTTTTGCCAACACTGGTGATGCTGCTATAGAAATGGCAGAAAATACTGCCTTACGG TTTAAACAAGCCAAGACTGAGATAGTATCAGCCAGCAAAGTGGCATACCGTTTCCTTGTGGGCGTAACATCTGGATCTACCGGTGGTGATAATCCCCATCCCCCTCGCAATTCAAACAGTGGAAGCCCAAGATTCCAATCAGCTTGCTTTAAAAACCTCATCACTGCAGGTGCTAAACCATCTAACAGTTCTGAAATTGAGACTCAGGAGGGCGATGTCGTTCTTCAGCATCAACGGCAACACAATTCTGCACACACATTGCAACAAACTTGTCACAATTCCGAAAGACCATTGCGACAAAGTTCACATCAATTGGAGAAAACATTGCGACACAATTCACTCTAA